GCGCTCGGGCCTCGCCTACTTCGCGCTCCGCTCGGGCGCACCCGTCGTGCCCGTCGCGGTGCTGGGCAGCGCGGAGCGCTCCAGCCGGGTGATACGGGCACTGCCGCCGCTGCGCAGCCGGGTCGACGTGGTCTTCGGTGACCCCTTCACCGTCGGCGACGGGAGCGGGCGCCGCACCAGGAAGGCCCTGGACGAGGCGACGGTGCAGCTCCAGGAGCGGCTCACCGGGCATCTGAGCGAGGCCAGGCGGCTCACGGGCAGGCCCACCGGCGCGGGCGCCGAGGCCGGCGGCTGAACCGGCCGCCCACGGCCGGTCCGGGCACCGCAGGGCCGAAGGCCGCACCCACCCCAGACCTGAACGCAGAATGACAGGACGAGACGTCATGAACGACCAGATGCACCCCGCCGACGACGGCCACGAGCACGGGCACGGTGAGCTGGGTGACGCCGAGTTCGCCGAGTTCATGGAGCTGGCGGCGGAAGAAGGCTTCGACCCGGAGGACGTGGAGGGCGCGCTCGGCGAGGCCGGGCACGGGCCGCTGCCCGTCCTCGCGGTCGTCGGCCGCCCGAATGTCGGCAAGTCGACGCTGGTGAACCGCATCATCGGCCGCCGCGAAGCCGTTGTCGAGGACCGCCCCGGCGTCACCCGGGACCGGGTCACCTACGAGGCGGAGTGGGCGGGCCGCCGCTTCAAGCTGGTGGATACCGGGGGCTGGGAGCAGGACGTGCTCGGCATCGACGCGTCCGTCGCGGCACAGGCGGAGTTCGCCGTCGAGGCGGCCGACGCCGTCATCTTCGTCGTGGACGCCACCGTCGGCGCGACCGACACCGACGAGGCCGTCGTCAAGCTGTTGCGCCGCGCGGGCAAGCCCGTGGTGCTGTGCGCCAACAAGGTCGACGGCCCCTCCGGCGAGGCCGACGCCACCTACTTGTGGGCGCTCGGCCTCGGCGAGCCGCACCCCGTCTCGGCGCTGCACGGGCGCGGCACCGGCGACATGCTGGACGAGGTCCTCAAGTCCCTCCCGGAGGCGCCGGAGCAGTCCTTCGGTGCCGTGCTGGGCGGTCCCCGCCGGGTCGCGCTCATCGGCCGCCCCAACGTCGGCAAGTCCTCGCTGCTGAACAAGGTGGCGGGCGAGGACCGCGTCGTGGTCGACGAGACGGCGGGCACCACCCGCGACCCGGTCGACGAGCTGATCGAACTCGGCGGCAAGACCTGGAAGTTCGTCGACACGGCGGGCATCAGGCGGCGCGTCCACATGACCGAGGGCGCCGACTACTACGCCTCGCTGCGCACGGCAGCCGCGCTGGAGAAGGCCGAGGTCGCGGTGGTGCTGGTCGACGTGAGCGAGTCGATCAGCGTTCAGGACCTGCGCATCATCACCATGGCCGTCGATTCGGGCCGCGCGGTGGTGCTGGCCTACAACAAGTGGGACACGCTGGATGAGGAGCGCCGCTTCTACCTGGAGCGGGAGATCGAGCGCGACCTCGTACAGGTGCGCTGGGCACCCCGGGTCAACGTCTCGGCGCGCACCGGGCGGCACATGGAGAAGCTGGTCCCCGCGATCGAAACCGCGCTGGCAGGCTGGGAGACGCGGGTGCCGACGGGGAAGCTGAACTCCTTCCTCGGCGAGATCGTCGCCTCGCACCCGCACCCGGTGAGGGGAGGCAAGCAGCCGCGCATCCTCTTCGGCACCCAGGCGGGCACCAAGCCGCCCCGGTTCGTGCTGTTCGCCTC
This sequence is a window from Streptomyces sp. NBC_01775. Protein-coding genes within it:
- the der gene encoding ribosome biogenesis GTPase Der codes for the protein MNDQMHPADDGHEHGHGELGDAEFAEFMELAAEEGFDPEDVEGALGEAGHGPLPVLAVVGRPNVGKSTLVNRIIGRREAVVEDRPGVTRDRVTYEAEWAGRRFKLVDTGGWEQDVLGIDASVAAQAEFAVEAADAVIFVVDATVGATDTDEAVVKLLRRAGKPVVLCANKVDGPSGEADATYLWALGLGEPHPVSALHGRGTGDMLDEVLKSLPEAPEQSFGAVLGGPRRVALIGRPNVGKSSLLNKVAGEDRVVVDETAGTTRDPVDELIELGGKTWKFVDTAGIRRRVHMTEGADYYASLRTAAALEKAEVAVVLVDVSESISVQDLRIITMAVDSGRAVVLAYNKWDTLDEERRFYLEREIERDLVQVRWAPRVNVSARTGRHMEKLVPAIETALAGWETRVPTGKLNSFLGEIVASHPHPVRGGKQPRILFGTQAGTKPPRFVLFASGFLEAGYRRFVERRLREEFGFEGTPIQISVRVREKRGRKK